The window TGATAAGCAGGAAGCTGGAATACCCGTCCCCGACTGGTAAAAAATAGAATTTTGTGAAGAGTCGTTGTAACCGCAATTTGACTAACCAAATCTTCCTCTTTAGTTGTAATACCAGTTACCCCTCGACCGCCTCGTCCTTGACGCCGATAGGAAGAAAGGAGAACTCTTTTGACATAACCATCACGAGTAAGGGTAATAACAATATCCTCTTCAGCAATAAGATCGGTTAAATCAAGAGGCTCCGCTTCATCAACAATACGGGTTCGACGAGCGTCGCCAAACCTTCTTTTTACATCTAAAAGCTCTCTTTTTATTAAGTTCAAAAGGCTCTTTTCATGGGTTAATATATCTTTCAGAGAAGCAATTCTTTTCTCTAATTCCTTATATTCCTCTTGGATCTTTTCCCTTTCCAAGGCCACCAACCGTTGAAGTCTCATTTCTAAAATTGCTTGTGCCTGAGGATCGGAAAACTGAAATTGCTGAATTAAACGATCTTTTGCTTCGGATACATTTTGAGAAGATCGAATAGTATGAATTACCTCGTCTATCCTATCTAATGCCCGAAGGAATCCCTCTAAAATATGAATTCTATCTTCGGCATTTTTCAATTCATACTTACTACGCCGAGTCACCACTTCTTTGCGATAATCGATAAAATGACGAAGAACATCAGGCACGCCCATTACTTCCGGTCGTCCATTAATCAGCGCTAAAAGAATAACTCCAAAGGTAGTTTGAAGAGCGGTTCGACGATAAAGGTAATTCAAAACAAAGTTTGGATTCATGGCATTTTTTTTCAGTTCCAGAACCACCCTAATACCGTCTCGGTCTGATTCATCACGAACTTCACTAACATCAGTGATTTTTTTGTCCATAATGAGTCGAGCAATTTCCTCAACCAACGAAGCTTTGTTGACTTGATAAGGAATTTCACGTATTATTATTGCTTTTCTATGTCGGTCTAAATCTTCAATTCGGGCGTCTCCCCGCAATATTAATTTTCCTCGTCCTTCTCTAAAGTAATCATGAATACCTTCAGTTCCAACTATTAATCCATAAGTAGGAAAATCCGGTCCGGGAATATATTCCATTAACTCCCTCCAAGTTGACTGAGGGTGATCAATAAGATATATAGTGGCATCGATTATCTCCGAAAGGTTATGAGGAGGAATGTTGGTTGCCATTCCAACTGCTATGCCGGTTGCACCATTGGCTAAAAGTTGAGGAAAGTTTGCTGGTAAAACTATCGGTTCCTGCATTGACTCAT of the Candidatus Atribacteria bacterium ADurb.Bin276 genome contains:
- the gyrA gene encoding DNA gyrase subunit A yields the protein MPEDKGNIIPVDVKDEMKDAYLNYAMSVIVGRALPDARDGLKPVQRRILFAMNEMGIRHNLPYKKSARIVGDVLGKYHPHGDMAIYDTLVRMAQPFTYRYSLVDGHGNFGSIDGDPPAAMRYTEVRMNLIAEEMLLDIEKNTVDFIPNFDESMQEPIVLPANFPQLLANGATGIAVGMATNIPPHNLSEIIDATIYLIDHPQSTWRELMEYIPGPDFPTYGLIVGTEGIHDYFREGRGKLILRGDARIEDLDRHRKAIIIREIPYQVNKASLVEEIARLIMDKKITDVSEVRDESDRDGIRVVLELKKNAMNPNFVLNYLYRRTALQTTFGVILLALINGRPEVMGVPDVLRHFIDYRKEVVTRRSKYELKNAEDRIHILEGFLRALDRIDEVIHTIRSSQNVSEAKDRLIQQFQFSDPQAQAILEMRLQRLVALEREKIQEEYKELEKRIASLKDILTHEKSLLNLIKRELLDVKRRFGDARRTRIVDEAEPLDLTDLIAEEDIVITLTRDGYVKRVLLSSYRRQGRGGRGVTGITTKEEDLVSQIAVTTTLHKILFFTSRGRVFQLPAYQLVEMQRQAKGIHLVNLLQLEDGEQVINMIPLKDFGEGKYLFFVTSRGIVKKSDLLEYVSITRRGIRAINLDDGDELSTVFVTNGKEKVLIATAKGYGISFSEEEVRSMGRVSRGVKGITLRAKDRVVGASSLKHKLDLLIISSKGMGKRVKMQNFPVHHRGGKGIILMKFGQPENEVIGVQLVSGQEEILISSQNGTLIRINCNEVSVQGRATRGVTLVRLYKGDLISSFALVE